In Pseudomonas fluorescens, one genomic interval encodes:
- a CDS encoding (2Fe-2S)-binding protein, translating to MANRPLQLTLNGQSVGPVDIPDDLPMIDYLHEYKNLTGSRLGCGQGICHACVVIVDNPDGTSEEVRTCITGAHYFEGKKVRTIESHAKRDESGQVTELNPVQQRFVDEFAFQCSYCAPGFVNAATVLVEKLQRQPIVKSQLEKVIEDSLGHHICRCTGYVRYYNATRNVLTDLGLVKEG from the coding sequence ATGGCTAACCGTCCGCTTCAACTGACCCTCAATGGTCAATCCGTCGGCCCGGTGGACATCCCTGATGACCTGCCGATGATCGACTATCTGCACGAATACAAGAACCTCACCGGCTCGCGCCTGGGCTGCGGCCAGGGCATTTGCCACGCCTGCGTGGTGATCGTCGACAACCCGGACGGCACCAGTGAAGAAGTGCGCACCTGCATCACCGGCGCGCATTACTTCGAAGGCAAGAAAGTCCGCACCATCGAAAGTCACGCCAAGCGTGATGAGAGTGGCCAGGTCACTGAGCTGAACCCGGTCCAGCAGCGTTTCGTCGACGAATTCGCCTTCCAGTGCAGCTACTGCGCGCCGGGCTTCGTCAACGCCGCGACGGTGCTGGTGGAGAAGCTGCAGCGCCAGCCGATCGTCAAAAGCCAACTGGAAAAAGTCATCGAGGACAGCCTCGGCCACCACATCTGCCGTTGCACCGGGTACGTGCGTTACTACAACGCCACGCGCAACGTGCTGACCGATCTCGGCCTGGTCAAGGAGGGTTGA